In Rutidosis leptorrhynchoides isolate AG116_Rl617_1_P2 chromosome 2, CSIRO_AGI_Rlap_v1, whole genome shotgun sequence, one genomic interval encodes:
- the LOC139894485 gene encoding low-temperature-induced cysteine proteinase-like, translating to MKISSVSIVFLLALFTIASALDQSIISYDAKHMTESSSDTWRTDDEVNALYESWLVQHGKTYNAIGEKDCRFQIFKDNLRFIDDHNSVDRSYKVGLNKFADLTNEEYRTTYTGIKTIEAKKKVSNVKSDRYVFRSGDSLPETVDWREKGAVAPVKDQGSCGSCWAFSTTGSVEGINQIVTGDLISVSEQELVDCDTSYNQGCNGGLMDYAFQFIIKNGGIDTEEDYPYKGKDGKCDATRKNAKVVSIDGYEDVPVNDESSLKKAVAGQPIAVAIEAGGREFQFYTSGIFTGSCGTQLDHGVLAVGYGSENGKDYWIVKNSWGAEWGESGYLKMERNIQDKTGKCGIAMEASYATKTGPNPPNPGPSPPAPVTPEVVCDEYSTCPESTTCCCVYEYYGYCFAWGCCPLEGASCCDDHYSCCPHDYPVCNVRRGTCSKSKNSPLEINAIKRILATPTKLKRNSA from the exons ATGAAAATATCTTCAGTATCTATCGTCTTCCTTCTCGCTCTATTCACAATCGCATCCGCCCTTGACCAGTCAATCATCAGTTACGATGCTAAACACATGACcgaatcatcatctgacacgtggcGTACAGATGATGAAGTCAATGCTCTGTATGAATCATGGCTTGTGCAACACGGTAAAACTTACAACGCTATTGGAGAGAAGGATTGTAGGTTTCAGATCTTTAAAGATAACCTCCGGTTTATCGACGATCATAACTCCGTTGACCGGAGTTATAAAGTCGGACTTAATAAGTTTGCCGATCTGACTAATGAAGAGTACCGTACGACGTACACCGGTATCAAAACGATCGAGGCTAAGAAGAAGGTGTCCAACGTGAAGAGTGATCGGTATGTTTTCCGGTCAGGTGATTCGTTACCGGAGACTGTTGACTGGAGAGAAAAAGGTGCCGTTGCTCCCGTTAAAGATCAAGGAAGCTGCG GGAGTTGCTGGGCATTCTCAACAACTGGATCCGTAGAAGGTATCAACCAGATCGTTACAGGTGATTTGATATCGGTTTCAGAACAAGAGCTTGTGGATTGTGATACATCTTACAATCAAGGTTGCAATGGAGGTCTCATGGATTATGCTTttcaatttatcattaaaaatggtGGTATTGATACCGAAGAAGATTACCCTTACAAAGGCAAAGATGGCAAATGTGACGCCACTAGG AAAAACGCAAAGGTTGTTTCTATTGATGGTTATGAAGATGTTCCAGTTAACGACGAATCATCGCTCAAAAAGGCCGTTGCCGGTCAACCTATAGCTGTTGCCATTGAAGCCGGAGGCAGGGAATTTCAGTTCTACACCTCG GGTATCTTCACTGGTTCATGTGGAACACAGTTGGATCATGGTGTGCTTGCAGTCGGGTACGGGTCAGAAAACGGTAAAGATTACTGGATCGTAAAGAACTCGTGGGGTGCAGAATGGGGTGAGTCTGGTTACTTGAAAATGGAAAGAAACATTCAAGACAAGACAGGTAAATGTGGTATTGCAATGGAAGCTTCATACGCAACTAAAACTGGTCCGAACCCACCAAACCCTGGTCCATCTCCACCGGCTCCAGTCACACCTGAAGTCGTTTGTGATGAGTACAGCACATGCCCTGAAAGTACCACCTGTTGTTGTGTCTATGAGTATTATGGTTACTGTTTTGCTTGGGGTTGTTGTCCTTTAGAGGGTGCATCATGTTGTGATGATCATTATAGTTGTTGCCCACATGATTATCCTGTTTGTAATGTGCGCCGTGGTACCTGCTCAAAG AGCAAGAACAGCCCGTTGGAAATTAATGCGATCAAGAGGATTCTTGCGACACCAACCAAGTTGAAGAGGAACAGTGCATGA